One Gambusia affinis linkage group LG15, SWU_Gaff_1.0, whole genome shotgun sequence genomic window carries:
- the LOC122845461 gene encoding uncharacterized protein LOC122845461 — MLNPNVTKTIRDLKASGDLGQKVLTVKVVEKSDLYQSKTGNTDYFYLGVADETDAIKVVGFEEEQFEAFEKGHFYTIRNALMDEKKVLKITESTKVSETRSFEVPRNVELKAEDFIFSPFKSIREIQSIGDKKEVRVEGTVKEIQMKKTPTKKDKQAFELEDGTGSITVDLWGDDTKHLNGISNGDRVLVTNLKTNLYNGRVSLNSTNFTRITKVQSAQVQNVNITIKGISKFDGINAELEVEIKNQVKTLEVSCPILAKAVGLRLDDDFKAKLLKKLELKVKAQIQGNKIQQLEALA, encoded by the exons ATGTTGAATCCTAATGTG ACAAAAACCATCAGGGATCTGAAGGCCAGTGGGGATCTGGGTCAAAAGGTTCTGACTGTGAAGGTTGTGGAGAAATCCGACCTGTACCAAAGTAAAACTGGAAATACGGATTATTTCTACCTGGGAGTCGCTGATGAGACAGACGCCATCAAAGTTGTGGGGTTTGAAGAAGAGCAGTTTGAAGCCTTTGAGAAGGGCCACTTCTACACCATCAGAAATGCCCTCATGGATGAGaagaaagttttgaaaattaCAGAATCAACCAAGGTGTCAGAGACCAGATCATTCGAAGTTCCCAGAAATGTGGAGCTGAAggctgaagattttattttcagtccatTTAAAAGCATCAGAGAAATCCAGAGCATTGGGGACAAGAAGGAAGTGAGAGTTGAAGGCACCGTGAAGGAG ATCCAGATGAAAAAAACACCCACGAAGAAAGACAAGCAGGCCTTTGAGCTGGAGGACGGTACTGGGTCCATCACAGTGGACTTGTGGGGTGACGACACCAAACACCTGAATGGGATATCAAATGGAGACAGGGTTCTGGTCACCAACTTAAAGACAAACCTCTACAACGGCAGAGTTTCTTTAAACTCCACCAACTTCACCAGAATCACCAAG GTCCAAAGTGCTCAGGTCCAGAATGTAAACATCACGATCAAAGGGATCAGTAAGTTTGACGGGATCAATGCTGAGCTGGAGGTTGAGATAAAAAACCAGGTGAAAACGCTGGAGGTTTCCTGTCCCATCCTGGCAAAAGCTGTTGGTCTCCGTCTGGACGACGACTTCAAAGCCAAACTTCTGAAGAAACTCGAGCTGAAAGTCAAAGCACAAATACAAGGAAACAAGATCCAGCAGCTTGAAGCTCTAGCCTGA